GTGGTCCTCCCCCGACGCGGCGGGAGAATTCCTCGCCGATGATGTTCACGGCGACCACGACGATCACGACCGCGACCGCGGGGGCGATCGCCGGCAGGAAGTGGCCGCCGGCCAGGCCCGCCTGCGCCTCGTTGATCATGGAGCCCCAGTCCGGAGTGGGCGGCTGCACACCGAGCCCGAGGAACGACAGCGCGGCCAGCTCGGCGAGGACGTAGCCGAAGTTGAGCGTCGACTGCGCGCCGACGACGGGCGTCACGTTCGGCAGCACGCGGCGCAGTGCGATCCACGGGGCGCCGAATCCCTGCACGCGGTACGCCGACACGTACGGGCGGTGGCGCTCGGCCGTCACCAGCGTGCGGGTCAGTCGCGCGACGAACGGGATGTAGGCGATCGTCATCGCGAGCACCGGCGCGACGAGGCCCTTCCCGAACAGGGCGACCGCCATGATCGCGATGAGCAGGGACGGGAAGGCGAAGATCACGTCGAAGATGCGGCCCAGCGCGGCATCGAGCCACCCGCCCCGCCATCCGGCGAGGAGCCCGAGGAGCGCACCGAGCGCGGTCGAGAGCACCACCACGAGGAACGGGGCGACCAGCGCGGTCCGCGAGCCGAAGATGATCCGGCTCAGGATGTCGCGCCCCAGCGCGTCGGTGCCGAGCCAGTGCGCCGGGCTCGGCGGCGCGTACACGGCCAGGAAGTCGACCGCGTCGGGCGGGTACGGGGCGAGGAAGGGCGCGAAGACGGCGCCGAGCACGAAGACGGCGAGCACGACCAGAGCGCTCAGGAAGACGGCATCCGCCCGGCGTGCACGGGGTGCGCGGAGAACCCGCACGGCGAGAGTCGGAGAGGTCATCGGGCACCCGCTCCCGCCGCCGTGCGCGGATCGATCCACGGCTCGAGGACGTCGATCACGGCGTTGACCAGCACGAACGCCGTCACGATGAGCAGCACGATCGCCTGCACCACCGGGAAGTCCAGGCGGTCCACGGACTGCACGAGCAGCGACCCGATCCCCGCGATGCCGAACGCGGACTCGACGATCGAGCTCGCGACGAGCAGGCCGGCGACGAGGATGCCGCTCACCGTCAGGATCGGCCACAGCGCGTTGCGGAAGACGTGGCGCCGCACGACGGTGCCGCGGCGCAGTCCGCGGCTCGTCGCGACCTCCACGTGCTCGCGATCGAGCTGTTCGACCATCGCGGAGCGCGTGACCTTCGCGACGAGCACCGTGAAGACGATCGCCAGCGCGGTCGCGGGGAGGACGAGGTGGTACACGGTGTCGAGGACCCCTTCTCCTGAGCCGAAGGACGGGAACCAGCCGAGCTGCACCGAGAACACCGCGATCAGCACGATCGATCCCACGAAGGACGGGATCGCGCCGAGGATCGTGAGCGCGATGAGCACGATCCGGTCGCCGGCACGGCCGCGATAGAGGGCCGCGATCGCGCCGAACGCGAGCCCGGCCACGGCGATCGCGAGGCCTGCCATCACGACGAGCATCAGCGTGACCGGGAGCCGCTCGCCGATGACCGTCGAGACGTCCTGCCGGTACTGCAGCGACCGGCCGAAGTCGCCGTGCAGCACCCCCGACAGCCAGTTGAGGTACTGCTGCCACGGCGGCAGGTCGAGCCCGTACATCTCCTTGACCTCGGCGATGGCTTCGGGACTCGGCTTGCGGCCGCGCAGCAGGAAGTTCACGGGGTCGCCCGGAACCAGGAAGCGGGAGAAGAAGACCAGGAGCGAGGCGAGGCAGAGGGTGAGCAGGAGCCCACCCAGCTTCCCCGCGACGCGTCGAACGGCGATCATCGGATGCGTGTGCGAAGGCGAGTCGGCGCTACTTGGCGCCGATGGTCGCCGCCCAGGGGAAGTACATGAACGCGATCGACGGTGAGACGCCGGTGATCCGGTCGCTCATGAACATCGACATCGGGGTCGTGTAGAGCGGCAGCCAGGGCAGCTGGGCGTTGGCGATCTGCTGCGCCTTCGCCGTCTCGACGCTGCGCGCGGCGGGGTCCTCGATCGCGATGGCCTCGTTCACGACCGCGTCGAACTCCGGGTCGCTCCAGTTGCCGTAGTTGCTGAACTCGCCGGTCCGCAGGACCGAGTACATCTCGAGCGGGTCGGGGGACGAGAGGTACCAGCTCGTGAAGAACAGGTCCACGCCTTCGCGTGCGCTCGGGTCGGAGAACAGCGTCGTGTAGGCGCCGGGAGTGATCGACTCGATGCGGGCGGTGAGCCCGATCGACTCGGCCGCGGCGGCGGTGGCCTGCGAGATGACGGCGAACTCGCCCGAGATCGGCGCAGTCACGATCACGATCTCCTCGCCCGCGACACCGGCCTCCTCGATGAGGGCCTTGGCGGCCTCGACGTCG
This window of the Microbacterium sp. SSM24 genome carries:
- a CDS encoding ABC transporter permease, which encodes MTSPTLAVRVLRAPRARRADAVFLSALVVLAVFVLGAVFAPFLAPYPPDAVDFLAVYAPPSPAHWLGTDALGRDILSRIIFGSRTALVAPFLVVVLSTALGALLGLLAGWRGGWLDAALGRIFDVIFAFPSLLIAIMAVALFGKGLVAPVLAMTIAYIPFVARLTRTLVTAERHRPYVSAYRVQGFGAPWIALRRVLPNVTPVVGAQSTLNFGYVLAELAALSFLGLGVQPPTPDWGSMINEAQAGLAGGHFLPAIAPAVAVVIVVVAVNIIGEEFSRRVGGGPR
- a CDS encoding ABC transporter permease yields the protein MIAVRRVAGKLGGLLLTLCLASLLVFFSRFLVPGDPVNFLLRGRKPSPEAIAEVKEMYGLDLPPWQQYLNWLSGVLHGDFGRSLQYRQDVSTVIGERLPVTLMLVVMAGLAIAVAGLAFGAIAALYRGRAGDRIVLIALTILGAIPSFVGSIVLIAVFSVQLGWFPSFGSGEGVLDTVYHLVLPATALAIVFTVLVAKVTRSAMVEQLDREHVEVATSRGLRRGTVVRRHVFRNALWPILTVSGILVAGLLVASSIVESAFGIAGIGSLLVQSVDRLDFPVVQAIVLLIVTAFVLVNAVIDVLEPWIDPRTAAGAGAR